From Acidihalobacter aeolianus, a single genomic window includes:
- a CDS encoding ABC transporter permease yields MSFQLGTPIPIGQSVSDSVNYLTDHYAGAFNAITTGVHFLIAGLKNGLLAVPPLLAIAVVAALSLWLLGWRRKGAWGLMVFAVLGLLLVLNLGYWAALMETLALVLAAELMVVVIGLPLGILGGRSDLADRMMRPVLDIMQTMPAFVYLVPAVIFFGLGLVPGVLSTVIFALPPLIRLTTLGIRQVPHELVEASNSFGATWWQMLVKVQLPSALPSIMAGVNQSIMLGLSMVVISAMIGAGGLGNVVLQGITQLDVGKGFVGGLAVVILAIILDRITQSFGQRGKQ; encoded by the coding sequence ATGAGTTTTCAGCTGGGAACACCCATACCGATCGGCCAGTCCGTCAGCGACAGCGTCAACTACCTGACCGACCACTACGCCGGGGCCTTCAACGCGATCACCACCGGCGTGCACTTCCTCATCGCCGGGCTCAAGAACGGCCTGCTCGCCGTGCCCCCGCTCCTGGCCATCGCCGTGGTCGCCGCGCTTTCGTTGTGGTTGCTCGGCTGGCGCCGCAAAGGTGCCTGGGGCTTGATGGTCTTTGCCGTGCTCGGCCTGCTGTTGGTGCTCAATCTCGGCTACTGGGCCGCGTTGATGGAAACCCTCGCGCTGGTGCTCGCCGCCGAGCTGATGGTGGTCGTCATCGGCCTGCCGCTCGGCATCCTCGGCGGGCGCAGCGATCTGGCCGACCGCATGATGCGGCCGGTGCTGGACATCATGCAGACCATGCCGGCCTTCGTGTACCTCGTGCCGGCGGTCATCTTCTTCGGTCTGGGCCTGGTGCCCGGCGTGCTCTCGACGGTGATCTTCGCGCTGCCGCCGCTGATCCGTCTGACCACGCTCGGCATTCGCCAGGTCCCCCACGAACTGGTCGAGGCCTCCAACTCCTTCGGTGCCACCTGGTGGCAGATGCTGGTCAAGGTGCAGCTGCCGAGCGCGCTGCCGTCGATCATGGCGGGGGTCAACCAGTCCATCATGCTGGGCCTGTCGATGGTGGTCATCTCCGCGATGATCGGCGCCGGCGGCCTCGGCAACGTCGTCCTGCAAGGCATCACCCAGCTCGATGTCGGCAAGGGCTTCGTCGGCGGTCTCGCCGTCGTCATCCTCGCGATCATTCTCGATCGCATCACTCAATCCTTCGGTCAAAGGGGCAAACAATGA
- a CDS encoding glycine betaine ABC transporter substrate-binding protein: MKRMSRLLGTLILAFSAAGIAMLPAAQAAAKPTIKLGYVQSWPSSAITTRLAATVIRERLHTPVEMISSAAGPMWEAVASDHTDAMLTAWLPTTHKTYYEKLWTRVVNLGPNVTGTQLGLAVPKYVPVNTIAGLEKYAGKFQDRIVGVGAGAGINMNTETAIKTYGLKSFHLQTSSTAAMTAQLQRAIKRKQWIVVTAWTPMWMWAKFDIKYLKDPKNVYGVGGHINTIANPGLIKKDPAVFTFLRRFSISSAQLQQMMLEAKNGKPVKSVVADFIKAHPKQVQGWLD, encoded by the coding sequence ATGAAACGCATGTCACGCCTGCTAGGCACCCTCATCCTGGCGTTCTCCGCCGCCGGCATCGCCATGCTGCCGGCCGCGCAGGCCGCCGCCAAACCGACGATCAAGCTCGGCTACGTGCAGAGCTGGCCGTCCAGCGCCATCACCACACGCCTAGCCGCCACGGTGATCCGCGAGCGCCTGCATACCCCGGTGGAAATGATCTCCTCCGCAGCAGGCCCGATGTGGGAAGCCGTGGCCAGCGACCACACCGACGCTATGCTCACCGCCTGGCTGCCCACCACCCACAAGACCTACTACGAGAAGCTGTGGACGCGCGTGGTCAACCTCGGCCCGAACGTCACCGGCACCCAGCTCGGTCTCGCCGTGCCCAAGTACGTGCCGGTGAACACCATTGCCGGGCTGGAGAAGTACGCCGGCAAGTTCCAGGATCGCATCGTCGGCGTGGGCGCCGGCGCCGGCATCAACATGAACACCGAGACCGCGATCAAGACCTACGGCCTCAAGAGCTTCCACCTGCAGACCAGCTCCACCGCCGCGATGACCGCACAGCTTCAGCGCGCCATCAAGCGCAAGCAGTGGATTGTGGTCACCGCGTGGACGCCGATGTGGATGTGGGCCAAGTTCGACATCAAGTACCTCAAGGACCCGAAGAACGTCTACGGCGTGGGCGGCCATATCAACACCATCGCCAACCCGGGCCTGATCAAGAAGGACCCGGCGGTATTCACGTTCCTGCGCCGCTTCTCGATCAGCAGCGCCCAGCTGCAGCAGATGATGCTGGAGGCCAAGAACGGCAAGCCGGTGAAGAGTGTGGTCGCGGACTTCATCAAGGCCCATCCCAAGCAGGTTCAGGGCTGGCTCGACTGA
- a CDS encoding YchJ family protein yields MAKQRATRTEECPCGSGRGYATCCGRFIDGAESAPTAEALMRSRYTAYATGRTDYVLATWHPSTRPAALDPDPELHWLGLRVERTEAGGAADAEGRVAFVARAKRGGRAQRLEELSRFLREDGRWYYVDGEIAPPSG; encoded by the coding sequence ATGGCTAAGCAGCGCGCAACGCGTACGGAGGAGTGCCCCTGCGGCTCGGGACGCGGCTACGCGACCTGCTGCGGGCGCTTCATCGACGGTGCGGAATCCGCGCCGACGGCCGAGGCGCTGATGCGCTCGCGCTACACGGCCTATGCGACGGGGCGCACGGACTACGTGCTGGCAACCTGGCATCCGTCGACCCGGCCGGCCGCACTCGATCCGGACCCCGAACTGCACTGGTTGGGTTTGCGTGTGGAACGCACAGAGGCGGGTGGCGCCGCGGATGCGGAGGGGCGAGTGGCCTTCGTCGCCCGCGCCAAGCGCGGCGGTCGCGCGCAGCGGCTGGAAGAGCTGAGCCGCTTCCTGCGCGAGGACGGCCGCTGGTACTACGTGGACGGCGAGATCGCCCCGCCGTCCGGCTGA
- a CDS encoding SagB/ThcOx family dehydrogenase: MTDTDATDRVLAYHQRTKHQFARYAAGPPGLDWNTQPDPFRRYAGAPVQELPLLGDAPEPAYAELYMPGAVSPRPLGLASLAALFELAFGLSAWKRFGEDKWALRCNPSSGNLHPTEAYAVTAGCPGLDDGVHHYVSRDHLLERRCGFAAGTATLPPGLLLVGLSSVHWREAWKYGERAYRYCQHDVGHAIAALRYAAAVLGWRVHLLDAWGDADLAGLLGLARDADYDDAEREHPDVLLQVDTGTANPQADSDALLAAAAAGRWLGRANALSGKHEWDWPVIEETAAACTKPRTAGSAETVEPRPPLAPTACTLGAVELIRQRRSAQAFDGSTAISATDFFRLLDATLPRPDVPPWDAVGWAPRLHLLLFVHRVEGLPPGLYALPRRTEAEALLRAALSAEYAWERVAEAPAHLPLFRLLTADARKAVRTLSCHQDIASHSAFTLGMLAEFADELAQAPWRYRRLFWEAGMIGQVLYLEAEAAGLRGTGIGCFFDDPVHELLGIQGETLQSLYHFTVGGARVDARLQTLPPYGHLAVRPSGPA, translated from the coding sequence ATGACCGATACCGACGCAACAGACCGCGTGCTGGCCTACCACCAGCGCACCAAACACCAGTTCGCCCGCTATGCCGCCGGGCCGCCCGGTCTCGACTGGAACACCCAGCCGGACCCTTTCCGCCGTTACGCGGGAGCGCCGGTGCAGGAGCTGCCGTTGCTCGGCGACGCGCCGGAGCCCGCCTATGCCGAGCTTTACATGCCCGGCGCGGTGTCGCCCCGGCCGCTCGGCCTGGCGTCGCTCGCCGCGCTGTTCGAGCTCGCCTTCGGCTTGTCCGCCTGGAAGCGCTTCGGCGAGGACAAGTGGGCCCTGCGCTGCAATCCCTCCAGCGGCAACCTCCACCCGACCGAGGCCTATGCGGTCACCGCCGGCTGCCCCGGCCTGGACGACGGCGTGCATCATTATGTCAGCCGAGACCATCTGCTGGAGCGGCGCTGCGGCTTCGCCGCCGGGACGGCAACGCTGCCGCCGGGCCTGCTGCTCGTCGGCCTGAGCTCGGTGCACTGGCGCGAGGCCTGGAAATACGGCGAACGCGCCTACCGCTACTGCCAACACGACGTCGGCCACGCCATCGCTGCGCTGCGCTATGCCGCCGCCGTGCTCGGCTGGCGCGTGCACCTGCTCGACGCCTGGGGCGACGCCGACCTCGCCGGCCTGCTCGGCCTCGCGCGCGACGCGGACTACGACGACGCCGAACGCGAGCATCCCGACGTGCTGCTGCAGGTCGACACCGGGACCGCAAACCCGCAAGCCGACAGCGACGCCCTGCTCGCGGCGGCTGCCGCAGGCCGTTGGCTGGGCCGCGCCAACGCGCTGTCCGGCAAGCACGAATGGGACTGGCCGGTGATCGAGGAAACCGCCGCCGCCTGCACCAAGCCGCGCACCGCCGGGAGCGCCGAGACCGTCGAGCCGCGACCCCCGCTCGCGCCCACCGCCTGCACCCTCGGGGCGGTCGAACTGATCCGCCAGCGGCGCAGCGCGCAGGCCTTCGACGGCAGCACGGCGATCTCCGCCACAGACTTCTTTCGCCTGCTCGACGCCACCCTGCCCCGGCCCGATGTGCCACCCTGGGACGCCGTCGGCTGGGCGCCCCGGCTGCATCTGCTGCTGTTCGTGCACCGCGTCGAGGGTTTGCCGCCGGGACTGTACGCCCTGCCGCGACGCACGGAGGCCGAGGCGCTGCTGCGCGCCGCCCTGTCCGCCGAATACGCCTGGGAACGCGTCGCCGAGGCGCCCGCGCACCTGCCCCTGTTCCGGCTGCTCACCGCCGACGCCCGCAAGGCCGTGCGCACACTTTCCTGCCACCAGGACATCGCCTCGCACAGCGCCTTCACCCTGGGCATGCTGGCAGAATTCGCCGACGAACTGGCGCAGGCGCCGTGGCGTTATCGCCGGCTGTTCTGGGAGGCCGGCATGATCGGTCAGGTGCTCTACCTGGAGGCCGAGGCCGCCGGCCTGCGCGGCACCGGCATCGGCTGCTTCTTCGACGATCCCGTACACGAACTGCTCGGCATCCAGGGCGAAACCCTGCAGAGCCTGTATCACTTCACCGTCGGCGGCGCCCGCGTCGACGCCCGCCTGCAAACCCTACCGCCCTACGGCCATCTCGCAGTCCGCCCCTCCGGCCCGGCTTGA
- a CDS encoding MTH1187 family thiamine-binding protein has translation MQATAEFQLIPLGAGVSVRREVERVVALLRSRPLLTETHASGTNIEGEMHEILNAVEAVHKALHAEGAVRLVSYLKLETRTDKTPTLAGKRL, from the coding sequence ATGCAGGCCACCGCCGAATTCCAGCTCATCCCGCTCGGCGCGGGCGTCTCCGTCCGCCGCGAGGTGGAGCGCGTCGTCGCGCTGCTGCGCAGCCGACCGCTGCTCACCGAGACCCACGCCTCTGGCACCAACATCGAAGGCGAGATGCACGAAATCCTGAACGCCGTCGAGGCCGTGCACAAGGCATTGCACGCCGAGGGCGCGGTGAGACTGGTGAGCTATCTCAAGTTGGAGACGCGCACCGACAAGACGCCCACCCTCGCGGGGAAACGGCTGTGA
- a CDS encoding DUF6933 domain-containing protein, translated as MLIHCTQKLAAMLPAVSREPLAETSPLGSWHAHLYRIDRRHVVMFCHDETRYTLYLPGVRKPEFNDLGHWFKDIFTSSLAYMGVPYNLVLRAELALGPARFDTCTDRSVLASLTQMRYLLDARVLEVPDVMRLDPMSVNRGLCRYAASRGKTFRMADEAMIERVFALSRNDLRRASS; from the coding sequence ATGCTGATTCACTGCACCCAAAAATTGGCCGCGATGCTGCCTGCCGTAAGCCGCGAACCGTTGGCGGAGACGAGCCCGCTGGGCAGCTGGCACGCGCACCTATACCGCATCGACCGACGCCATGTGGTGATGTTCTGCCACGACGAGACGCGCTATACGCTGTATCTGCCCGGCGTGCGCAAGCCCGAGTTCAACGACCTGGGGCACTGGTTCAAGGACATCTTCACCTCGTCGCTTGCCTACATGGGCGTGCCGTACAACCTGGTGCTGCGCGCGGAGCTTGCCCTGGGGCCGGCCCGCTTCGATACCTGCACCGACCGCTCCGTGCTGGCCAGCCTGACGCAGATGCGTTACCTGCTGGACGCCCGTGTGTTGGAAGTGCCTGACGTGATGCGGCTGGACCCGATGTCGGTGAACCGGGGGCTGTGCCGTTATGCGGCGAGCCGGGGCAAGACGTTCAGGATGGCGGACGAGGCGATGATCGAGCGTGTGTTCGCGCTGTCGCGCAATGACTTGCGGCGCGCGTCGTCGTGA
- a CDS encoding helix-turn-helix domain-containing protein yields MNENLLFLSENEIAERIASAAKAYRLSPRAANMTQQALADKAGVSVGTIKRFEKTGIITLPNLIAVFRSLGLLQNVAALLPEVPEVSPMEALLAEERKRRPARARKPRAKG; encoded by the coding sequence ATGAATGAAAACTTACTATTTCTCTCAGAGAACGAGATCGCCGAGCGCATTGCCAGCGCCGCGAAGGCGTATCGCCTGTCGCCGCGTGCCGCCAACATGACGCAGCAGGCGCTGGCGGACAAGGCCGGCGTTTCGGTCGGCACGATCAAGCGCTTCGAGAAGACCGGCATCATCACCCTGCCCAACCTGATCGCCGTGTTCCGCTCGCTCGGCCTGCTGCAAAACGTCGCGGCCCTGCTGCCGGAAGTGCCCGAGGTCAGCCCGATGGAGGCGCTGCTGGCCGAGGAACGCAAGCGCAGACCGGCCCGCGCGCGCAAGCCGCGCGCCAAGGGGTGA
- a CDS encoding type II toxin-antitoxin system HipA family toxin has translation MAERFDPPSVVEVRLWGARAGALTASARFPGYYAFEYDRDFVQGGVEPSPLLMPSAAGRTYTFQTLAQETYHGLPGLIADALPDHFGNALIDEYLNRHGYAAGEITTLQRLIYVGRRAMGALEFKPAASETHDDASAVPLEMSALVEDARRALRGELSQITPQILEIGSSAGGARAKAVIGWNRQTGEVVSGQFDVPEGFEHWLLKFDVDLDGNLSYTAGFGRIEYAHYLMAREAGVEMNECRLMEEGGRAHFMTRRFDRRGNRKLHIHSLCGLAHLDFNQPRVHSYEQYLRTIQALNIGKPAIDQAFVRCAFNVAAVNCDDHTKNLAFLLEEGGDWQLTPAYDVCFSHNPAAGKWTREHQMRVNGKTWDIEEEDLLALAKTFGVSRARERLDRVIVAVRRWREFAGEAGVPEARIAYVEGFHPAWVKQ, from the coding sequence ATGGCCGAGCGCTTCGATCCGCCGTCCGTCGTCGAAGTGCGGCTGTGGGGCGCACGCGCCGGCGCGCTCACCGCCTCCGCCCGGTTTCCCGGCTACTATGCCTTCGAGTACGACCGCGATTTCGTCCAGGGCGGCGTCGAACCCTCGCCGCTGCTGATGCCCTCGGCGGCCGGGCGCACCTACACCTTCCAGACGCTCGCGCAGGAGACCTACCACGGCCTGCCCGGCCTGATCGCCGACGCGCTGCCGGACCACTTCGGCAACGCGCTGATCGACGAATACCTCAACCGACACGGTTACGCCGCCGGCGAGATCACCACCCTGCAGCGCCTGATCTACGTCGGCCGCCGCGCGATGGGCGCGCTCGAATTCAAGCCCGCCGCCAGCGAAACGCACGACGACGCCTCGGCCGTCCCGCTGGAAATGTCCGCGCTGGTCGAGGACGCGCGGCGCGCCCTGCGCGGCGAGCTGTCGCAGATCACGCCGCAGATCCTCGAAATCGGCAGCTCCGCCGGCGGCGCCCGGGCCAAGGCCGTGATCGGCTGGAACCGGCAGACCGGCGAAGTCGTGTCCGGGCAGTTCGACGTGCCCGAGGGCTTCGAGCACTGGCTGCTCAAGTTCGACGTCGACCTGGACGGCAACCTGAGCTACACCGCCGGCTTCGGCCGCATCGAATACGCGCACTACCTGATGGCCCGCGAGGCCGGCGTCGAGATGAACGAGTGCCGGCTGATGGAAGAAGGCGGCCGCGCCCACTTCATGACCCGGCGTTTCGACCGGCGCGGCAACCGCAAGCTGCACATCCATTCCCTCTGCGGCCTGGCCCACCTCGATTTCAACCAGCCCCGCGTGCACAGCTACGAACAGTACCTGCGCACCATCCAGGCGCTGAACATCGGCAAGCCGGCGATCGATCAGGCGTTCGTGCGCTGCGCCTTCAACGTCGCCGCAGTCAACTGCGACGACCACACCAAGAACCTCGCCTTCCTGCTCGAAGAAGGCGGCGACTGGCAACTCACACCGGCCTACGACGTCTGCTTCTCGCACAACCCCGCGGCGGGCAAATGGACCCGCGAGCACCAGATGCGGGTGAACGGCAAGACCTGGGATATCGAAGAGGAAGACCTGCTCGCCCTGGCCAAAACCTTCGGCGTCAGCCGCGCCCGCGAGCGGCTCGACCGCGTCATCGTGGCCGTCCGCCGCTGGCGCGAATTTGCCGGCGAGGCGGGCGTGCCGGAGGCGCGCATCGCTTATGTGGAGGGCTTTCACCCAGCGTGGGTGAAGCAATGA
- a CDS encoding type I restriction endonuclease subunit R, giving the protein MPNFISEDQIEQALLQRLQHLHGYDVQVCHTAEAEDLDDGSGRADKREVILLDRLRAAALRLNPAIPEAAVDEALGRLADRRQAMSPVAANREVDGLIRDGIPVEFDDAEGRKQHERLRVIDFNEPSANRFLAVSQLWIRGERNWRRPDVLLYVNGLPLVFIELKNSNVMLRAAFDDNLTNYKRDIPQLFLCNALCVLSNGIETKVGSLTAGWEYFFNWLRVTDEKERIDRERMREEGTSLERAVAGLCAPERLLDYVENFVLYYRDTQKIIAQNHQFIGVNNAYRAFLQRKEKHGRLGVFWHTQGSGKSFSMIFYARKVFRKLTGNFTFVVVTDRDDLDGQIYRNFLNTDTVKKHEAAQPRNSEEMRKFLGQNKRIVFTLIQKFRYDKGKAYPLLSDRDDIVVIVDEAHRTQYKSLAENMRRGLPNAQYLAFTGTPLLGRERKTNAWFGDYVSEYNFQQSMDDGATVPLYYEKRVPEVLIQNESLSEEFYEILEDENLDEAQQAKLEVRFAKEIEVIKRDDRLETIARDIVYHFPRRGYLGKGIVVCVDKFTAVRMYDKVQAHWKAAIKELVGRIAKAGREAEKARLKKRLDYMRGVEMAVIVSEEAGEEEKFARQKLDIKPHRERMNRLDAHGHDVEYNFKDPDDRLQLVFVCAMWLTGFDAPTVSTLYLDKPMKDHTLMQTIARANRVTSHRVDGVAKRNGEIVDYYNVFRNMKKALRDYAQGEEELDEPPVREKSELFGLLDDAIEQGLAFCRERGVALEAVLKSADTFKNVSLFNEAADVLLGNDEWRKTFNVYENTIDSLYEACKPEILGRDVVRQVAAFEYLRGVIDSIVEQADIDAVGLRIAELLDESVVVDSAHAPNRVGEQLVGTYGSIKQGKVWDLSQVDFEKLREDFKTTAYKHIEIADLRAFIEQKLDLMLQQNQTRTDFAQRLQTIIDTYNAGGSSTENYFEDLLKFTRDLQSEDERHIREGLSEDELELFDLMKKDAMTQDETQKVKLAAKSLLHRLLQEHPKVLVQNWYRDSQSQKVVRAAVEEVLDRELPQSFDRKLFKEKCDNVFDMMLDYAAQGRKWAA; this is encoded by the coding sequence ATGCCCAACTTCATTTCCGAAGACCAGATCGAACAGGCTTTGCTGCAACGGCTGCAGCACCTGCATGGCTACGACGTGCAGGTGTGCCACACGGCCGAGGCGGAGGATCTGGACGACGGCTCGGGGCGCGCGGACAAGCGCGAGGTGATCCTGCTCGACCGCCTGCGCGCTGCGGCGCTGCGGCTCAACCCGGCCATCCCGGAAGCGGCGGTGGACGAGGCGCTGGGTCGGCTGGCGGACCGGCGGCAGGCGATGTCGCCGGTGGCGGCGAACCGCGAGGTGGACGGCCTGATCCGCGACGGGATTCCGGTCGAGTTCGACGACGCCGAGGGCCGTAAGCAGCATGAGCGGCTGCGCGTGATCGATTTCAACGAGCCGTCGGCCAACCGTTTCCTCGCGGTGTCGCAGCTGTGGATCAGAGGCGAACGCAACTGGCGCCGGCCGGACGTGCTGCTGTACGTCAATGGCCTGCCGCTGGTGTTCATCGAGCTGAAGAATTCGAACGTGATGCTCAGGGCCGCGTTCGACGACAATCTGACGAACTACAAGCGCGACATTCCGCAGCTTTTCCTGTGCAACGCGCTGTGCGTGCTTTCCAACGGTATCGAGACCAAGGTGGGCAGCCTCACGGCGGGCTGGGAATACTTCTTCAACTGGCTGCGGGTGACGGACGAGAAGGAGCGGATCGACCGCGAGCGCATGCGCGAGGAGGGCACGAGCCTGGAGCGCGCCGTGGCCGGACTGTGCGCCCCGGAGCGGCTGCTGGATTACGTGGAGAATTTCGTCCTCTATTACCGGGACACGCAGAAGATCATCGCGCAGAACCACCAGTTCATCGGCGTGAACAATGCCTACCGGGCCTTTCTGCAGCGCAAGGAGAAGCACGGCCGGCTGGGTGTGTTCTGGCACACGCAGGGTTCGGGCAAGAGCTTTTCGATGATCTTTTATGCGCGCAAGGTCTTCCGCAAGCTCACCGGGAATTTCACCTTCGTGGTGGTGACCGATCGCGACGACCTGGACGGGCAGATCTATCGCAACTTCCTCAACACGGACACGGTGAAGAAACACGAGGCGGCGCAGCCGCGCAACAGCGAGGAAATGCGCAAGTTCCTGGGGCAGAACAAGCGCATCGTGTTCACGCTGATCCAGAAATTCCGCTACGACAAGGGTAAGGCGTATCCGCTGCTGTCTGACCGCGACGACATCGTGGTCATCGTCGACGAGGCGCATCGCACGCAGTACAAGTCGCTGGCCGAGAACATGCGCCGCGGACTGCCGAACGCGCAGTATCTGGCGTTCACCGGCACGCCGCTGCTGGGGCGCGAGCGCAAGACCAACGCCTGGTTCGGCGATTACGTGTCCGAGTACAACTTCCAGCAGTCGATGGACGACGGCGCAACGGTGCCGCTGTATTACGAAAAGCGCGTGCCCGAGGTGCTGATCCAGAACGAGAGCCTGAGCGAGGAGTTCTACGAGATTCTGGAAGACGAGAATCTGGACGAGGCGCAGCAGGCCAAGCTGGAAGTGCGCTTCGCCAAAGAGATCGAGGTGATCAAGCGCGACGACCGGCTGGAGACCATCGCCCGTGACATCGTTTATCACTTCCCGCGCCGCGGCTATCTGGGCAAGGGCATCGTGGTGTGCGTGGACAAGTTCACCGCGGTGCGCATGTACGACAAGGTGCAGGCGCATTGGAAGGCCGCCATCAAGGAACTGGTGGGGCGCATCGCCAAGGCGGGCCGCGAGGCCGAGAAGGCGCGGCTGAAAAAGCGCCTCGATTACATGCGCGGCGTGGAGATGGCGGTGATCGTGAGCGAGGAGGCCGGCGAAGAGGAGAAGTTCGCGCGCCAGAAGCTGGACATCAAACCCCATCGCGAGCGCATGAACCGGCTGGACGCGCACGGGCATGACGTGGAGTACAACTTCAAGGACCCGGACGACCGGCTGCAACTGGTGTTCGTGTGCGCGATGTGGCTGACCGGCTTCGACGCGCCGACGGTGTCAACACTGTACCTCGACAAGCCGATGAAGGACCACACCCTGATGCAGACCATCGCGCGGGCGAACCGCGTGACCTCGCATCGGGTCGACGGCGTGGCCAAGCGCAACGGCGAGATCGTCGATTACTACAACGTGTTCCGCAACATGAAGAAGGCTCTGCGGGACTACGCCCAGGGCGAAGAGGAACTGGACGAGCCGCCGGTGCGCGAAAAATCCGAGTTGTTCGGGCTACTGGACGATGCGATCGAGCAGGGGCTGGCCTTCTGCCGCGAGCGCGGCGTGGCACTCGAGGCTGTGCTGAAGTCGGCAGACACGTTCAAGAACGTGAGCCTGTTCAACGAGGCGGCGGATGTGTTGCTCGGCAACGACGAGTGGCGCAAGACCTTCAACGTCTACGAGAACACGATCGACTCGCTGTACGAGGCCTGCAAGCCGGAGATACTGGGGCGCGACGTGGTGCGCCAGGTGGCAGCGTTCGAGTATCTACGCGGCGTGATCGACAGCATCGTCGAGCAGGCGGATATCGATGCCGTGGGTCTGCGCATCGCGGAACTGCTCGACGAGAGCGTGGTGGTCGATTCGGCGCATGCGCCGAATCGGGTAGGCGAGCAGTTGGTCGGGACGTATGGCTCGATCAAGCAGGGGAAGGTCTGGGATCTCAGCCAGGTCGATTTCGAGAAGCTGCGCGAGGATTTTAAGACGACCGCCTACAAGCATATCGAGATCGCCGATCTGCGGGCGTTCATCGAGCAGAAGCTCGACTTGATGTTGCAGCAGAACCAGACCCGGACCGATTTTGCGCAAAGGCTGCAGACGATCATCGACACCTACAACGCCGGTGGATCGTCGACCGAAAACTATTTCGAGGACTTGCTGAAATTCACCCGGGATTTGCAGAGCGAGGACGAGCGCCACATTCGCGAGGGGCTGAGCGAGGACGAACTGGAGCTGTTCGACCTGATGAAGAAAGACGCGATGACCCAGGACGAGACGCAGAAGGTGAAACTGGCGGCCAAATCGCTGCTGCACCGGTTGCTGCAGGAGCATCCCAAGGTGCTGGTGCAGAACTGGTATCGCGACTCGCAGAGTCAGAAGGTGGTGCGGGCGGCGGTGGAGGAGGTGCTGGACCGTGAGCTGCCGCAGAGCTTCGACCGCAAGCTGTTCAAGGAAAAGTGCGACAACGTGTTCGACATGATGCTCGACTACGCCGCCCAGGGGCGGAAGTGGGCTGCGTGA
- a CDS encoding MerR family transcriptional regulator, which produces MEKHRSGTEDGHASMHSVQAAAAFLNVSPQYVIDRIVSGGLAARHDGAEYLIAIEDLQALKATLRRETEMALQALADESRDLGI; this is translated from the coding sequence GTGGAAAAGCACCGGTCGGGAACGGAGGACGGGCATGCAAGCATGCATTCCGTGCAGGCGGCAGCCGCGTTTCTCAATGTTTCGCCTCAATACGTGATTGATCGGATCGTGTCAGGCGGTTTGGCAGCCCGGCATGACGGCGCGGAGTATCTGATAGCGATCGAAGATTTGCAGGCGCTCAAGGCGACTTTACGTAGGGAAACCGAGATGGCGCTGCAGGCTCTGGCCGATGAGAGCCGGGACTTGGGTATCTGA